The Sphingobacterium bambusae genome includes a window with the following:
- a CDS encoding cell division protein ZapA, whose protein sequence is MGEISIKINIADRVYPLRVNTEEEEVIRHAAKLINEKIKELQDNYAVRDKQDLLSMCVLQYATGMIKAERNAQQHEEGLEEKIHELDDILTDFFKK, encoded by the coding sequence ATGGGAGAGATTTCCATAAAAATAAATATCGCTGATCGTGTTTACCCCTTAAGGGTTAATACGGAAGAGGAAGAAGTGATCAGGCATGCAGCGAAATTGATAAATGAAAAGATAAAAGAACTGCAAGATAATTATGCGGTTCGTGATAAGCAGGATCTGCTGTCCATGTGTGTGTTGCAATATGCTACCGGTATGATTAAGGCCGAGCGTAACGCCCAACAGCATGAGGAAGGTCTAGAAGAGAAGATTCACGAATTGGATGATATACTGACAGATTTTTTTAAGAAATAA